From one Lycium ferocissimum isolate CSIRO_LF1 chromosome 7, AGI_CSIRO_Lferr_CH_V1, whole genome shotgun sequence genomic stretch:
- the LOC132062632 gene encoding vestitone reductase-like: MEGTKKGSSRVCVTGGTGFIGSWLIMRLLQHGYSVNTTIRSHPDRKRDISYLTNLEGASERLQIFNADIKNPESFSAAIAGCVGVFHLAQPMDFEDEEVDEMKVKSVIAATLTILQACIDSKTVKRVVYTSSDVAVLFNDKGLDIVDESSWSDVDFIKFAKTIVPSYSVCKTLTEKAAIEFVEKKGLELVSILPSWVHGPFITPHCPDTVRIFLGMIFGNREYVLEQQKLIHFVHVNDVVSAHIFLFEHPNAKGRYICSSAETTIHELSKFLSVRCPEYQIPIIEDSLEESSGLKYPRLSSKKLLDTGFKFKYGPEEMYDGAIECCKTRGLL, encoded by the exons ATGGAAGGAACAAAAAAGGGTAGCAGCAGAGTATGTGTAACAGGAGGAACAGGATTTATTGGATCATGGCTCATCATGAGGCTTCTTCAACATGGTTACTCTGTCAACACCACTATTAGATCTCATCCAG ATAGGAAGAGAGATATTAGCTACCTCACAAACCTAGAAGGTGCATCAGAGAGGCTTCAAATTTTCAATGCTGATATCAAAAATCCAGAAAGCTTTTCTGCAGCAATTGCAGGATGTGTGGGAGTTTTCCATCTAGCTCAACCGATGGATTTTGAAGATGAAGAAGTCGACGAAATGAAGGTCAAAAGTGTCATTGCAGCAACATTGACGATTTTACAAGCATGTATCGATTCAAAGACAGTTAAACGAGTTGTATACACTTCTAGTGATGTTGCTGTTTTATTTAATGATAAAGGCTTAGACATAGTAGATGAAAGCTCTTGGagtgatgttgatttcattaaATTTGCAAAGACAATAGTACCATCATACTCAGTGTGTAAGACTTTGACAGAGAAAGCAGCAATTGAATTTGTAGAAAAAAAGGGACTTGAACTTGTTTCTATACTTCCTTCTTGGGTACATGGACCCTTCATAACTCCTCACTGTCCCGATACTGTTCGAATATTTTTGGGCATGATATTTG GAAATCGTGAATATGTGCTAGAGCAACAAAAACTCATTCATTTTGTACATGTAAATGATGTGGTGAGTGCACATATCTTTCTTTTCGAGCATCCAAATGCAAAAGGGAGATATATTTGTTCTTCTGCAGAGACAACAATACATGAACTCTCCAAATTTCTTTCAGTCAGATGCCCTGAATATCAAATACCAATTATAGAAGA TTCTTTGGAGGAGAGTAGTGGCCTAAAATATCCCAGACTTTCATCTAAGAAGCTTTTGGACACTGGATTCAAGTTCAAGTATGGACCAGAGGAAATGTATGATGGAGCCATTGAGTGTTGCAAAACAAGGGGCCTGCTCTAG
- the LOC132062633 gene encoding protein transport Sec1a-like — protein sequence MSFSDSETSSSHGGEYKNFKQISRDRLLHEMLRTSGSGDSRSSWKVLIMDKVTVKVMSSTCKMADITDQGVSLVEDLFRRRQPLPTMDAIYFIQPSKENVVMFLSDMSGREPLYRKAYVYFSSPIPKDLVARIKNDTSVIPRIGALGEMNFEYFPIDSQGFVTDHERALGELFGESAPNSRRAEACLNVMATRISTVFASLKEFPNVRYRAAKDGSTATNFRELVPGKLATAIWNNITMYRSSIPNFPKKETCELLILDRSVDQIAPVIHEWTYDAMCHDLLDMDGNKYVHEVPSKSGGPPEKKEVLLEDQDPVWLELRHTHIADASERLHDRFTNFVSKNKAAQMEQRDGGELSTRDLQKMVQALPQYNEQKERLSTHVEIAGELNKVIRETGLRELGQLEQDLVFGDAGTKEVIHFLRTKQDTTGENKLRLMMIYASVYPEKFEGDKAAKLMQLAKLSPEDMKAVKNMRMLEGSEKRKPSGSFSLKFDSQKKGNAARKDRTGEEETWQLFRFYPVIEELVEKMCKGDLSKDDYQCLNNPQSATREVNGSSAGNIPPKATESTNSNPRSVRSRRTPNWARSRTSDDGYSSDSSLRSFSTDFKNMGQRIFVFIIGGATRSELRVCHKLTSKLRREVVLGTTSLDDPPQYITKLKLLSEKELSVDHGLGI from the exons ATGTCATTTTCAGATTCGGAGACGTCGTCCTCTCATGGCGGAGAATATAAGAATTTCAAGCAAATCAGCCGTGATC GACTATTACATGAAATGCTTCGAACTTCGGGTTCAGGAGATTCAAGATCTTCATGGAAG GTTCTTATCATGGATAAAGTAACGGTAAAAGTGATGTCTTCCACATGCAAAATGGCTGATATCACTGATCAAGGAGTTTCAT TGGTGGAAGACCTTTTCAGAAGAAGGCAACCTTTGCCAACAATGGATGCTATATATTTCATCCAACCGTCAAAGGAGAA TGTTGTCATGTTCTTGTCGGATATGTCAGGAAGAGAACCTTTGTACAGGAA AGCATATGTATACTTCAGCTCCCCAATACCGAAGGACCTGGTTGCGCGCATCAAGAATGACACAAGTGTCATACCCCGTATAGGTGCACTAGGAGAG ATGAACTTTGAGTACTTTCCAATAGACAGCCAG GGATTTGTCACTGACCATGAAAGAGCACTTGGAGAGTTGTTTGGTGAAAGTGCTCCAAATTCCCGGCGTGCTGAAGCGTGCTTGAATGTAATGGCCACAAGAATTTCCACTGTTTTTGCTTCACTGAAG GAATTTCCTAATGTGCGTTATCGAGCTGCCAAGGATGGATCAACAGCAACAAATTTCCGTGAATTAGTTCCTGGAAAGCTTGCTACAGCCATATGGAACAATATCACTATGTATCGGTCTAGTATTCCTAATTTTCCAAAGAAGGAGACATGTGAATTACTGATTCTGGACAGATCTGTTGACCAG ATTGCTCCTGTGATTCATGAATGGACATATGATGCCATGTGCCATGACCTGCTTGATATGGAtggaaataaatatgtacatgag GTTCCTAGCAAATCAGGTGGTCCACCTGAGAAGAAGGAAGTTCTTTTGGAAGACCAGGATCCTGTCTGGTTGGAGCTACGGCATACTCATATAGCTGAT GCTAGTGAACGACTCCACGATAGGTTTACAAACTTTGTTTCTAAGAACAAGGCAGCACAGATGGAGCAGAG GGATGGAGGTGAATTATCTACACGGGACTTGCAGAAGATGGTCCAAGCCTTGCCACAGTATAATGAACAAAAAGAGAGACTCTCTACCCATGTCGAG ATTGCAGGAGAGCTTAATAAAGTTATCCGAGAAACAGGTCTTCGGGAACTTGGCCAGCTAGAGCAGGATCTTGTCTTTGGTGATGCAGGAACAAAGGAAGTTATCCATTTTCTAAGGACGAAGCAG GATACTACTGGTGAAAATAAGTTACgcttgatgatgatttatgCATCTGTTTATCCAGAAAAATTTGAGGGCGACAAAGCAGCGAAACTGATGCAG TTAGCAAAACTGTCACCTGAGGATATGAAGGCTGTGAAAAATATGAGAATGCTAGAGGGCTCAGAAAAACGGAAGCCAAGTGGAAGCTTCTCCCTGAAGTTTGATTCACAAAAG AAAGGGAATGCAGCCAGAAAGGATCGAACTGGAGAGGAAGAAACGTGGCAACTATTCCGGTTTTATCCCGTCATAGAG GAGTTAGTTGAGAAAATGTGTAAAGGTGACTTGTCAAAAGATGATTATCAGTGCTTGAACAATCCTCAATCAGCAACTCGTGAGGTCAATGGATCTTCTGCAGGGAATATCCCACCAAAGGCCACTGAATCTACTAATTCTAATCCACGCTCAGTGAGATCAAGGAGGACTCCGAATTGGGCACGTTCTCGTACTTCTGATGATGGATATTCAAG TGACTCTAGTCTCAGAAGTTTTTCAACTGATTTTAAGAACATGGGGCAACGGatttttgttttcattattGGTGGTGCAACTCGATCTGAG CTTAGGGTTTGTCACAAACTTACATCAAAGTTAAGGAGGGAAGTGGTTCTCGGCACGACTAGTCTAGATGATCCACCTCAATACATCACG AAACTGAAATTGCTATCGGAGAAAGAACTTTCAGTAGATCATGGCCTCGGAATTTAA
- the LOC132064056 gene encoding uncharacterized protein LOC132064056, which yields MDSMLPIAIVSAIIGIVIAFLLFSNYFQKRKSEVESIIPNPEPTIQKTSKQSHKNTLKKSQPKSHSHTSDHKDANKRHHPLDLNTLKGHGDIVTGLCFLPNAQSLATACADGVVRVFKLDDASSKSFKFLRINLPAGGHPTAVAVADEASSVAVACHGLFGSSLYMYGEGKPKADADSKQAKLPLPEIKWEQHKVHDKRAVLTLVGTKATYGSADGSTIIVSCSEGTDIVLFHGKSGKIVGNVDTNQLKNNMATISPNGRFIAAAAFTADVKVWEIVYSKDGAVKEVSRIMELKGHKSAVTWLCFSPNSEQIVTASKDGTIRVWNINVRYHLSEDPKTLKVFPIPLKDANGTTLHYDRLCLSPDGKILATTHGSMMQWLCAETGKVLDTAEKAHDGDITDMAWSPSPIPIGDKQAVVLATASVDKKVKLWAAPSLNAS from the exons ATGGATTCGATGCTTCCAATTGCGATTGTATCTGCAATTATCGGAATTGTGATTGCTTTTCTACTTTTCAGTAACTATTTCCAGAAAAGGAAATCTGAGGTTGAATCTATTATCCCCAATCCGGAACCCACAATTCAAAAAACTTCAAAGCAGTCTCACAAAAACACATTGAAGAAATCTCAACCTAAATCTCATTCTCACACCTCCGATCATAag GATGCAAACAAAAGGCATCACCCACTGGACTTGAATACTCTAAAAGGTCATGGGGATATTGTCACAGGGCTTTGCTTCTTACCCAATGCACAGTCTTTGGCAACTG CTTGTGCTGACGGGGTTGTTAGGGTCTTCAAGTTGGATGATGCTTCGAGCAAAAGCTTTAA GTTTCTGAGAATTAATTTGCCAGCTGGAGGTCATCCAACTGCAGTTGCAGTTGCTGATGAAGCTTCCTCAGTTGCAGTGGCATGCCATGGTCTTTTTGGTTCTTCCCTGTACATGTATGGTGAAGGGAAACCTAAAGCAGATGCTGATTCCAAACAGGCCAAGCTTCCTCTTCCAGAAATCAAATGGGAACAGCATAAAGTTCATGACAAGAGAGCAGTCCTGACTCTAGTTGGTACCAAGGCTACATATGGTAGTGCTGATGGGAGCACAATCATTGTTTCATGTTCTGAAG gTACTGATATTGTCCTTTTTCATGGAAAAAGTGGCAAGATTGTTGGGAACGTCGATACGAATCAACTCAAGAATAACATGGCTACTATATCTCCCAATGGGCGTTTTATAGCTGCTGCAGCTTTTACTGCTGATGTCAAG GTTTGGGAGATTGTGTACTCGAAGGATGGTGCTGTAAAGGAGGTTTCAAGGATTATGGAGCTCAAGGGGCATAAG AGTGCAGTGACGTGGCTATGCTTTAGCCCGAATTCTGAACAAATAGTCACTGCATCGAAGGATGGTACCATCAGAGTGTGGAATATTAATG TGCGCTATCATCTTTCTGAGGACCCTAAGACATTAAAGGTGTTCCCTATTCCCCTTAAGGATGCAAATGGCACAACTTTACACTATGATCGTTTATGTCTGTCACCTGATGGGAAGATATTGGCCACCACTCATGGTTCAATGATGCAATGGCTATGTGCGGAGACTGGGAAGGTTTTGGACACAGCTGAAAAAGCACATGAtg